gggggggaggaaggcaggagcctgggacacctgggtccccacccccatttgagtgggggaggaggggcggcTGAGGGAGCTACCTGCAGCTGACACCACCCCCCGCCATAGTGTGTGGCACCCCCTGGTGACCACTGCGGGAAGTGCAGGCTCAGtcgtatgggggggagggggggtggcactgggagcccgGACTCCTGGGCTCCTCCCCAGTCCAGGGGTCCCACCGGAGGTGGGGGGAGTTTGTatgttgggggttggggggtaggaggacacctgggttctttaccaggtgttgtggggggggggggtgccttcaGTGCTGGGTTTTGGGGAGTAGCAGGGATAACTCTGGTacttccagcccccccccccaaaaaaaaaaaacaaatcccctCCCCAAACTGGGAGAGACCCTAGGCGTCCGGCCCTCCACCCCCATACAAAGCAAGATTGAAACCTCCAAAAGCTTCTGGGTAcaagattttatttatttcaggGCTCCCCACTATGCTaatcccccccagctcccctccccccccccccccccccgaaagagACCCTGGCTGTCtaggctcctgcccccaccccgcccccaccaTTTCTAACCCCCTACCCCCAAGTAAAGCCAGATCCCAGGCCCTGCCGTGCCCACGGGGAGAGACTCAAGGCACCCGGGCTCAGAGCAGCAGGTGCGCGATGCCCAGGGCCAAcagcagggggcagaaggggaggctgggggcggCTCCAGCAACCTGCGGCCCCTTGGTGGGGATCCCCTGCTGCTTCCCGAGGTCCCCAGGGTGTCGGGCAGGCCtggtggagaggaaggggaaggtgcTGGTTTGGGGACCCCCCTTAGCTGGGGGGGCCACGTCCTTGGGCTTCACGAAGAGGTCCTTGGCGTTGCTAGGGCCTGGGGTTGCCGTGGTGACCCAGCTGGTGGTCCTGTTCCCCCCTTTGGGGGCTAGGCTGGCGCTGACTGAGGCGGGGGTGCCCTCAGGGCCTATGGCTTCCTGGATGACATGGGACTCATTGCGGCTCTTCTGGGCCGCCGCGGTCCCCGTGCAGAAGCTGCCGCTGCAGCAGGCGCCCTCCTGGGTGAAGAGCAGGGGACCGACGCGGCGGCGGACGGGGGccgtggtgcagggctggggctggcagctccACACGAACAGGGGCACCGACAGCTCTCCTGCGGGGGCACGAGATGGGGGACATCAGGGGTGTGGGGAGACGCCAAGTATCCCACAGTGCCCTGGGGTAGGCCCCCGGGACGGGGAGACACCCAGCATCCCAcaatgctctgtgtgtgtgtgtccaatgcctgggtcccctgcgtgtgtgtcctggacacctgATTTCCattcatgtgtgtgtggggtgtgtctAGGATACCTGGGTTGTgtgttgagtgtgtgtgtgtttgtgcatgtgtgtctccCCCAAATGCCTGgactgtttgtgtgtgcatgtacacgtTCCCAGTGCCCGGGTTCTCTGCCGTGTGTCCCGGGCGCCTGGTTCCATGCGTGTGCATGTCCGTGTGTGCATTGTGtgtcccggacacctgggttctgtgtgtgcgcGAGATACCTGcttctgtgtgcatgtgggtCCCAGACACCTAggtctccccccacccacccaaggcCTGAGgacccccctcaccccactcacctgccatgatggTGCCATTGCCCTGGTAACACTGGGCCTCCCTGGGGCAGGTCACCTGCTCCAGGACCCCCGGCTCTGGCTTGGGGCTCAGGCCCGACAGGCACTGGGTGGCATCATGGGGAGCTGGGCCTGAaagaggggttgtggggggctcTGGTCAGACCTGGGCCCCTCCCCCAAGCTGGAGGGTGCCCCCCCAAATCCGACCCCGCGTTTTACCTTCATTGGGCCCAAGGAGCATGGGGTCATCGAGAGGCACGGGGCTCTTGTAAAGGTCATCGTTGCAGAGATCAGAGGGGCACAGTTGGACGTAGCGCTGGAGGGGGGTGGCCCCGGGGGGCAGCGTGGCCCCGGGGGGCAGCGTGGTCCCGGGGACCCCCTCGCTGCACCCCAAGAAGGTCGCCGTCACCCACATGGCccctggaggtggggaagggggaggcatgGTGGAGTTGGGGTCGGGGGGGCACAGTCCCACCCTATGGGGCTGGCGAccctgggtgggggagagaagctAGGGGGCCGaggcacacatgtgtgcacacatacaggTTGAAGGCATGGGGGACAGGTACAGAGTCCAGGCATTTGGGatgaatacacacacacgaaCCCATGTATCCAGgtctctttctctcacacacacaaacacccatgTGTCCGGGGTTctcacacactcacaccctgTGCCCCCCACTTACCCATCTACCCACACCCATGCCCCAGTCCCACAGCCCCGCCCTGCCCTTCTCCTTGCACCCCActctcagccctgcccctgcccagggcaatGGGGTGGGCCAAACTGACCTGTGTGTAGCGTGGCACTGgtggcaaggcaggcaggggtgtgcgggGGGCAGCTCTGGTTGGTCTTGGGGGTCACAGTGGCATCTAACACACGGCCTCTGGGGCCATAGAACAGCACTGAGCTGGCCTGGTGGCACGTCAGTGCCCGGGAACCTGCAGACATGGAGTGCTAtaagaatatgtgtgtgtgtgtgtgtgcgtgcattggtttgtgtatgtgtgtgtgtggcctggacacctggggggtgggtgtgtatgtgtgtgtatgtgcacacatgcatgcgtgtgtgttctggcctggatgcctgggttctgtgtgtgcacacatgcatttgtgtatttttgtgtgtgtcagCGATGTCTcatcaggacacctgggttctgtgtgtgtgcctggctcagctgcctagcgcgcgcgcgcgcgcgcgcgtgtgtatCCTGGATGCATGGGTCCTGCATGAGTGCATGTGTTTTGGGTACAGACACTTGGGGGG
This sequence is a window from Alligator mississippiensis isolate rAllMis1 chromosome 15, rAllMis1, whole genome shotgun sequence. Protein-coding genes within it:
- the LOC109284233 gene encoding uncharacterized protein LOC109284233, producing MPIMRGLWIRIGLFVLVALGTAAALRCYSCEDEENESCPQLDCAPGQDRCRATAMASLRPLTRTAQWVRTSRGCDVAGKPNNSVSFASTTGSVLFLSEHFCASDLCNREDPRGPDFPHPRGTPLRCVSCAASEGSCSGRDLAPLPCADPRDQCVDIATLGGPHDAPDERRLKGCGRLWGCGAPLGFHSAGSLFLLRCCNRSLCNDDPHDVEVSQLPLNNVTCYSCEGNRTHGCAPHALAELHCRGPMTRCLEAEGTHGSRALTCHQASSVLFYGPRGRVLDATVTPKTNQSCPPHTPACLATSATLHTGAMWVTATFLGCSEGVPGTTLPPGATLPPGATPLQRYVQLCPSDLCNDDLYKSPVPLDDPMLLGPNEGPAPHDATQCLSGLSPKPEPGVLEQVTCPREAQCYQGNGTIMAGELSVPLFVWSCQPQPCTTAPVRRRVGPLLFTQEGACCSGSFCTGTAAAQKSRNESHVIQEAIGPEGTPASVSASLAPKGGNRTTSWVTTATPGPSNAKDLFVKPKDVAPPAKGGPQTSTFPFLSTRPARHPGDLGKQQGIPTKGPQVAGAAPSLPFCPLLLALGIAHLLL